One stretch of Bombina bombina isolate aBomBom1 chromosome 7, aBomBom1.pri, whole genome shotgun sequence DNA includes these proteins:
- the LOC128666702 gene encoding E3 ubiquitin/ISG15 ligase TRIM25-like yields MASADLREEVTCPICFSIYTDPVALSCGHTYCLSCINRTWDNQDEGEYSCPECKQRFRKRPELNKNLRLRNIAETFQPTEPVNETGIFCTYCTHPATKSCLLCEASFCDFHLRSHSKSKEHILTEPITFWGNRKCYKHKELLKYYCTEDAACICASCSLAGEHRGHQVELLNEASEKKKKKLRNVLQKLTTKREKTEKRVQSLQKHRRGVQEKAAGVTERLTALIRDIRRQLEDLEKRVLSDLTQQQDQALLTISNQIQQLEKEKDELTRKMSHIEELCNITDPLTVLQEQESHRGDFCGAEKGDNEVTQRGDKQVPAGGDLDEGLISVTLYRGLADIVTDVKREIYMQVTSDILLDINTAHNNVIVSGDLKTVSCSGINQQRPETPERFTYYPQVLSTRSFSSGRHYWEVQISESRRWRAGVCYTSMGRGRYQSLIGNNNKSWGLCSIYKDLSVRHNTTVTSLQPPLSCDTVGILLDYEAGRLTFYELCDPIRHLHTFTATFTVPLYAALGVWDNGDCLRILR; encoded by the coding sequence ATGGCGTCTGCTGACCTGAGAGAGGAGGTAACCTGCCCCATCTGCTTCAGCATTTATACAGATCCTGTAGCCCTCAGCTGTGGCCATACCTACTGCCTGAGCTGTATTAACAGAACATGGGACAATCAGGATGAGGGGGAGTATTCCTGTCCTGAATGTAAACAAAGGTTTAGGAAGAGACCTGAACTCAACAAGAACCTGAGGCTACGTAATATAGCAGAGACTTTCCAACCTACTGAGCCAGTAAATGAGACTGGGATCTTCTGCACTTACTGTACTCACCCTGCTACTAAATCGTGTCTGCTGTGTGAGGCATCTTTTTGTGATTTCCACCTGAGGTCACACAGCAAGTCTAAGGAACACATCTTAACTGAACCCATCACTTTCTGGGGTAATAGAAAATGCTACAAACACAAGGAGCTGCTgaaatattactgcactgaggatgctgcctgtatctgtgcgtcctgctccctggccggagagcacaggggacaccaggtggagctgctgaatgaggcttctgagaagaagaaaaagaaactgagaaatgttctgcagaaactgaccacaaagagagagaagactgagaaaagagtccagagtctgcagaagcacaggagaggggtgcaggagaaagcagctggtgtaacagagcgactcactgccctgattagggacatcaggagacagctggaagacctagagaagcgagtcctgagtgacctCACCCAGCAGCAGGACCAGGCTTTACTCACAATCTCTAATCAGATCCAGCAGCTCGAAAAAGAGAAGGACGAGCTGACCAGGAAGAtgagtcacattgaggagctgtgcaacataactgacccattaactgtcctacaagaacaggaatcacacagaggtGACTTTTGTGGTGCTGAGAAGGGAGATAATGAGGTCACACAAAGAGGTGATAAACAGGTCCCTGCTGGAGGGGATTTAGATGAGGGTCTGATCTCAGTGACCTTATACAGAGGTTTAGCTGATATTGTGACTGATGTAAAGAGAGAGATCTATATGCAGGTGACATCAGACATATTACTGGATATAAACACAGCTCATAATAATGTTATTGTATCAGGTGACCTGAAAACTGTATCCTGCTCGGGTATAAACCAGCAGCGACCAgaaacaccagagagatttacttattaTCCTCAGGTATTAAGTACCAGGAGCTTTTCCTCAGGACGACATTACTGGGAAGTGCAGATCAGTGAATCGCGGCGCTGGCGTGCAGGGGTTTGTTATACCAGTATGGGGAGGGGAAGATATCAGTCACTGATAGGAAATAATAACAAGTCCTGGGGTTTGTGTAGTATATATAAAGATCTTTCAGTGAGACATAACACAACAGTCACCTCATTACaaccccctctatcatgtgacacagTAGGAATACTACTGGACTATGAGGCTGGGCGTCTGACCTTTTATGAGCTGTGTGACCCAATCAGACACTTACACACCTTCACTGCCACCTTCACTGTGCCTCTTTATGCTGCATTAGGTGTATGGGATAATGGTGACTGtttgagaatcctgcgctag